The following are encoded together in the Lathyrus oleraceus cultivar Zhongwan6 chromosome 3, CAAS_Psat_ZW6_1.0, whole genome shotgun sequence genome:
- the LOC127130007 gene encoding zinc finger BED domain-containing protein RICESLEEPER 2-like gives MQPIKKRKSSASGSRQSSACWEHFIRLPDDLVDAPTAAYKHCHKKYLCDPRTHDTTNLNHHILKCPKKPLVVSTNPTQTILTYPTEDGKLVQVSSRFDKKAYRSALLVFVVLDKQPFSAVEGEGFKFYSKVMQPQFTIPSRRTVARDCFQLYLDEKQKLKAFFKSDCNRVALTTDCWTSIQNLNYLTLTAHFVDNEWKYQKRIISFTVIPNYKGETVGRKIEEVLRDWGIRNVSTITVDSATSNDVVVTYLKRKITNMNGLVGDGECFHMRCSAHILNLVVNEGLKDKHLSVTSVRDVVRFVKSSPHRETKFKECIKFAGITCKKLVCLDVSTCWNMTYLMLEVAEKFQLAFEKLEDEESSYREFFGKGNPPSNDDWDISRAFRVFLKLFYKATKTFSTS, from the coding sequence ATGCAACCTATAAAGAAGAGGAAATCTAGTGCAAGTGGTTCTAGGCAATCATCTGCTTGTTGGGAACACTTTATTAGATTACCCGATGACCTAGTTGATGCACCCACTGCAGCCTACAAACACTGCCATAAAAAATACTTGTGTGACCCTAGGACTCACGACACCACTAATTTGAACCACCATATTTTAAAATGTCCTAAGAAGCCCCTTGTCGTGTCAACTAACCCCACACAAACTATTCTAACATACCCAACTGAAGATGGTAAATTGGTTCAAGTTAGCTCTAGATTTGACAAGAAAGCTTATAGAAGTGCTTTGTTAGTTTTTGTAGTTCTAGATAAGCAACCATTTAGTGCAGTAGAGGGTGAAGGGTTTAAATTTTATTCCAAAGTAATGCAGCCCCAATTTACCATCCCATCTAGGCGTACAGTAGCTAGGGACTGTTTTCAGCTATACTTGGATGAAAAACAAAAGTTAAAGGCCTTTTTTAAGTCTGACTGCAATAGGGTAGCACTTACTACTGATTGTTGGACTTCTATACAAAATCTCAACTACTTGACCCTTACGGCACACTTTGTGGATAACGAATGGAAGTATCAAAAAAGAATTATAAGCTTTACCGTAATTCCAAACTACAAAGGTGAAACTGTAGGTAGGAAGATTGAAGAAGTGTTAAGGGATTGGGGAATTAGGAATGTGTCAACCATAACTGTTGATAGTGCCACTTCAAATGATGTTGTTGTGACATATCTAAAGAGAAAAATAACAAATATGAATGGGTTAGTGGGGGATGGAGAGTGTTTTCATATGAGGTGTTCAGCTCACATTTTGAACTTGGTGGTAAATGAGGGTTTGAAAGATAAACATTTATCTGTAACTAGTGTTAGAGATGTTGTTAGATTTGTTAAGTCCTCCCCTCATAGGGAAACCAAGTTTAAAGAATGCATTAAATTTGCTGGAATAACTTGCAAAAAATTAGTATGTCTTGATGTTTCAACTTGTTGGAACATGACATATTTAATGCTAGAGGTTGCAGAGAAGTTTCAACTCGCTTTTGAAAAGCTTGAGGATGAAGAGTCGAGCTATAGGGAGTTCTTTGGAAAAGGTAATCCCCCTAGTAATGATGATTGGGACATTTCTAGGGCTTTTAGAGTTTTCCTAAAGTTATTCTATAAAGCAACTAAGACTTTTTCCACCTCTTAA